The Salvelinus fontinalis isolate EN_2023a chromosome 39, ASM2944872v1, whole genome shotgun sequence genome has a window encoding:
- the pax4 gene encoding paired box protein Pax-4, producing the protein MCGTNVDLSNEGSGCVNQLGGVFLNGRPLPAYKRRKMIELASEGVRPCEISRILQVSNGCVSKILSRYHKTGLLDPKATGGSRPRLLTPEVISKIIECKTKNPTIFAWEIRKKLAAERICKSAKVPSVSSVNRILRKIQLDSAMLSVEISGHRPRYPGLLVETPTQSVVKEREEMETVEVNELQPPGPQHRNRTTFTLEQSRVLEQEFTRSHYADMFTREKLASEIQLPEDTIKVWFSNRRAKWRREAKYKSSVHGAHTPFLMNQKNKDFPSVNSMTTTNSMTQQTHWSQRESLGVQFDTSCSEISQRYGPATTTERGIGGTEVLGYRGISIPLPSSASQYSGSTTFPLVHLQDERTPSTHHAERFIFPLAHHYTDVRTVFPLAHQTEMGHSLNYHWDDGSDFRLAHHQTDERFLLAHHRERTGGPSLI; encoded by the exons ATGTGTGGAACAAATGTGGACCTGTCAAACGAAG gGAGCGGGTGTGTCAATCAGCTTGGTGGGGTGTTTCTGAACGGGAGGCCGCTTCCAGCATATAAAAGGAGGAAGATGATCGAACTGGCATCGGAAGGTGTGCGCCCATGCGAGATCTCCAGAATTCTGCAG GTGTCAAATGGCTGCGTCAGCAAGATTTTGAGCAGGTACCACAAAACCGGCCTCCTGGACCCGAAGGCGACCGGAGGTAGTAGACCTCGACTCCTCACCCCCGAAGTCATCTCGAAAATAATTGAATGCAAGACGAAAAACCCAACAATATTCGCCTGGGAAATCAGAAAAAAGCTCGCGGCCGAAAGAATCTGTAAATCGGCCAAAGTTCCCAGT GTGTCCTCTGTAAACCGAATTCTCAGGAAAATTCAACTCGACTCTGCGATGTTGAGTGTGGAGATTTCTGGGCACCGCCCCAGATACCCAG GTCTTCTAGTGGAGACCCCAACGCAGTCAGtagtgaaggagagggaggagatggagacagttGAGGTGAACGAGCTCCAGCCTCCTGGGCCCCAGCATCGCAACCGCACCACCTTCACCTTGGAACAGAGCAGAGTGTTAGAGCAAG AATTCACACGGAGCCACTACGCAGACATGTTCACCAGGGAAAAACTGGCATCTGAGATCCAACTTCCAGAGGACACCATCAAG GTGTGGTTCTCAAACAGAAGAGCAAAATGGAGGAGGGAAGCCAAGTATAAGAGCAGTGTCCACGGAGCacata CTCCATTTCTGATGAACCAAAAGAACAAAGATTTCCCTTCAGTGAATTCGATGACAACAACCAACTCAATGACTCAACAG ACTCACTGGAGTCAGAGGGAGAGTTTGGGAGTACAGTTTGACACTTCATGCTCAGAAATCTCCCAGAGATATGGTCCAGCTACTACAACAGAGAGAG GTATAGGAGGAACAGAAGTGTTGGGCTATAGAGGCATCTCCATTCCACTTCCATCCTCAGCATCTCAATACTCAGGCAGCACCACGTTCCCATTGGTCCATCTCCAGGACGAGAGGACTCCATCGACTCACCATGCAGAGAGGTTCATTTTCCCATTGGCTCATCATTACACAGACGTGAGGACAGTCTTCCCATTGGCTCATCAGACTGAGATGGGACATTCACTGAACTATCATTGGGATGATGGGTCAGATTTCCGATTGGCTCATCACCAAACAGATGAAAGGTTTCTATTGGCTCATCACAGGGAGAGGACTGGTGGTCCATCGCTTATTTGA